The Euleptes europaea isolate rEulEur1 chromosome 2, rEulEur1.hap1, whole genome shotgun sequence genome has a segment encoding these proteins:
- the MANBAL gene encoding protein MANBAL encodes MATELEFTPPEIPEPTFMENILHYGLFFGAIFQLICVLAIILPIPKLHKTDTEGFESKSAEVVKKTKAAAASASKKPKKETKKKR; translated from the exons ATGGCAACTGAGCTGGAGTTCACACCACCGGAAATCCCAGAGCCAACCTTCATGGAGAACATCCTACACTATGGCCTGTTCTTTGGAGCCATTTTCCAGCTCATCTGTGTATTGGCCATAATCCTTCCCATTCCAAAGTTGCATAAAACC GATACAGAAGGCTTTGAGTCAAAAAGTGCAGAAGTGGTGAAAAAAACCAAAGCTGCTGCTGCATCAGCGAGCaagaaaccaaaaaaagaaacaaagaagaaacGATAG